The following nucleotide sequence is from Bacteroidales bacterium.
ACACAAGCGCAAACAGATTCAACAATAACTGATAAACTGAAATTGACAGGTTATTTTGAGAATCAGTTAATAGGCCAAGAACAAAGAGGCGATTATTTTCTTATTGATTATAATAAACTTAGGTTGGATATGAATGCCAAAGTCGATGAACACTTTTCTTTTGCAGGAAATATAAACTTTAAAACATATCACGGAAAAACCACACTTAATATTTTAGATTATTTGCCGGAAGCAACTGTTCAAAATTATTATGATTTCTTATTAACAAATGCAGGACTTACCCCTGAATTTATTGACCCTCAATTTCAATATACGATGGCAAATGATATTATGCTTGACAATGTATATGTTTCTTATTATTCAAAACATTTGAATGTAAGGGTCGGAAAACAACAATTGTCATGGGGGACAGGCTATGTATGGAATCCGACAAATGTTTTCCACAAAAAAAACATACTTGACCCTACCTATGAACAAACGGGTGTAAATGCTGTTAAAATTGAAGTGCCTTTTAAAGGTGACGGTATGTTAACAGGCGTAATAAACGTAAGCGATAAATTCGACAATTCAAATTTGGCATTTAAAGTCGAGAAAAATTTGATTGGTTTCGATCTGTCACTATCTTATGTTTACTATGAATATTCAATGACCAATTTTTACTTATTCACAGAAACAAAGGAAAAGCGACAGCAGATTGGTGCAGATTTTTCAGGTTCAATAGGAGGTATAGGTATATATGGTGAAGCTGCTTATCGAATGAAAACTGAAAAAGCAGGAGCTGATAATTACGGAAATTATGTATTCGGACTTAATTATTTCTTTCAGAACGGCATGTATTTTATGGGAGAGTATTATTATAACGAAAAGGGTAAAGAAGATTATAATGATTATAATATAAATGATTGGATGCTTTATGCCGGTCCTTACGGAGAAAACTTAGCACAGCATTATACGTTTTCGGGTTTACGAATCCCAATCGGAAATTACCTTAATTTTTCCGCATTTTTGTTATATAACATTTCGGACAACAGCGGAATGGTTTATCCTTGGTTGGATTATTCCTTAGGCGACAATACCGAATTGATGGGAACTGTATATATTCCTTTCGGTGAATCGGTAAATACCGAATTTGCCGGATACGGATTAGGAGGAATGTTTAGAATAAGGGTGTATTTTTAAATACGTGTTTTGTCTTTAATCGGTTATGATATAAAATATTTAAAGAGGGAACATATAGAGAAGGCTGCGCTTGAAATATTTGCTCAATGTGGATATTTTTCAACAACCATAAGCATGATTGTAAAAAATGCAACGGTTTCTAAAGGTTTGTTTTAGATTACAATTTTTTGCCAAAAGATATAGCAGTAAACGGAAAAATGATTATTTTGCATTTTTTTAACAACTTAAATATTAATCTTCATTTAAAAAATATGAAAAAAGTATCAATTAATTTATTAGGATTATTATTGTTTACAACAATGATATTTGCTTGCGGAAACAATTCAAACAACAACCACGATGTTGAAGTAGAAGATGACACTAACAACATAGAAGTAGTAAAAGATGAAGTAGAAAACAAAATTGATTTCAGTAAATTTGAACATTATACTAAAATCTTAACAAAAAAAGATTTAACAGCACAGTTTGGAGAAGCTAATTTAAGAGACCTAACAGAATCTTATGCAGAAGGAACAGTAGAAAAAGAAGCAACAATTTTGACAAATCCCAAAAACGGACAAGTAATAAAATTTATTTGGGACGATGACAATGCCATAACTTCGTGGATTGAAGTACATTACAACATATACGATGAAAGCTACGAATTAATAGGCACACAAAAAATTGACGCAGAAAACGGATTATCATTAGGTATGAGCTTATCGGAATTGAAAGACTGGAACGGTGACGATTTTAAATTTTCCGGTTTTGGTTGGGACTATGCCGGAACCATTTATGCAGAAGCAGGTTCTAAAATAATTGAGTCTCCTATCAGAATAACATTAGACATCCTTACTTACGAAGGTGCAGACTTCACTATAGGAGATGTTGTGCTGCGAACAGACGACAGTAGATTAGACAATGTTAATATTATTGTTGCAGTACTTACAATGCATATAGATTAGGGAATGTTTATGCTTGATTTTATCTACTCCCCGAATTTATGACTTGATCCCAGGCTTGCCAAAGGATATTTCAGAAATTACAGAAACAAAAAAGGAACAACAATTAAGCTGTTCCTTTTAATTTGAGGTCACGAGCGGATTCGAACCGCAACCATCTAAACCTTTTAAAGACAGCGACTTATGGCTTTGGCAATTGTCTTTTTTAACGTTCAGTAAACATTTTTATAGTTTTTTGGTTTATTAAGTGTGTTGAATATGATTATTGAATAATAACAGGAGGCTGAAAATTTAATCTTCTTTTTAATTAATGTGATTTTTTGTATGCTTATTTTGTATTATCTTGTTTTTTATTTATACTATATATAGACACATCAGACCCTATAATTTCAAAGTCTTCTTGACCTGACATGTAATTTGAAATACTAAAAGGATCAATATGACAATTATTTAGATGATTAATAAGTTGCTTATACATCATACCTAAACAATTAACTCCAGATTTTCTAACTTCGACCCAAGTATTCATTATTGGGTTTTCATCTTCTATTCTGGGTTTTAATAAATTCTTTTCAACATTTCCATAAATCAGATATCCGTAATTTAGAATGTAAACATCATTGGCCATAAATTTACAACTGTCATCACACATTAGGTCTTTTATATTTTCTCCATCAATGGCAAACAGAAAAGAAAATAATGGATTTTTATATTTTCTATCAGAATGCATATTTACCATATCTGCAATGATTGTATCATCTTTCATTTCTCCGCCATATATTGAATTATCAATTAGTTTCCTTTTCATATCTACTTTAAGATATTTAATCTTTTTTCTAAACTCTATCAAATCATGTTTTTTCAAAGTTTTTTTAATTTCTCCAATTGCCAAAACGGATTCAATCGGATAAAATACTGTCTTATTTTGTGATTCAAAAAACTTTGGTGTACTTAATCTATCAAATATTATTATATCAATTTGATTACTCACTTTACCTTCTGAGTTAACTATATGACCTTGTTTTACCATATATCGCTCAGGTAGAAAAAGACTAATTTTATCACGTATCAAATTCTCGACTTCATCACCAGAAGATTTAATATCTCCTGCACCATGTATCTTTTCTGATCTTTTTTTGGCTTCATTAATTTCGCCAATTATACTATTTATTATATCACTAAATTTTAACTCTTTGTTCATTATTCTGTTTTAGAAGTTGTGCAATTTCTTAGCTTTTTAGGAAACCTATTTATTAAGCACTCATAAAATTGGAATACAATACTAATCCTTACTATTTTAGGAAATTT
It contains:
- a CDS encoding TetR/AcrR family transcriptional regulator, which encodes MSLIGYDIKYLKREHIEKAALEIFAQCGYFSTTISMIVKNATVSKGLF